cactggctgcgggggaggggaggcgcctggcactcgctgcgggggaggggaggcgcctggcactcgctgcgggggaggggaggcgcgcctggcactggctgcgggggaggggaagcGCGCCTGGCAcgtgctgcgggggaggggaggcgcgcctggcactcgctgcgggggaggggaggcgcgcctggcactcgctgcgggggaggggaggcgcgcctggcacgtgctgcgggggaggggaggcgcctggcactcgctgcgggggaggggaggcgcgcctggcactggctgcgggggaggggaggcgcctggcactcgctgcgggggaggggaggcgcctggcactcgctgcgggggaggggaggcgcgcctggcactggctgcgggggaggggaagcgcgcctggcactcgctgcgggggaggggaggcgcctggcactcgctgcgggggaggggaggcgtgcctggcactcgctgcgggggaggggaggcgcgcctggcactggctgcgggggaggggaggcgcgcctggcactcgctgcgggggaggggaggcgcctgGCACTGGCTGCGGGTGAGGGGAGGCGCGCCTGGCAcgtgctgcgggggaggggaggcgcctgGCAcgtgctgcgggggaggggaggcgcctgGCActtgctgcgggggaggggaggcgcgcctggcactcgctgcgggggaggggaggcgcctgGCACtgactgcgggggaggggaggcgcctggcactcgctgcgggggaggggaggcgcgcctggcactggctgcgggggaggggaggcgcctgGCACtgactgcgggggaggggaggcgcgcctggcactcgctgcgggggaggggaggcgcgcctggcactgactgcgggggaggggaggcgcctggcactcgctgcgggggaggggaggtgtgcctggcactcgctgcgggggaggggaggcgcgcctggcactcgctgcgggggaggggaggcgcgcctggcactcgctgcgggggaggggaggcgcctggcactcgctgcgggggaggggaggcgtctggcactcgctgcgggggaggggaggcgcgcctggcactggctgcgggggaggggaggcgcgtctggcactcgctgcgggggaggggaggcgcgcctggcactcgctgcgggggaggggaggcgcgcctggcactcgcggcgggggaggggaggcgcgccTGGCACTCGCGGCGGGGGAGGGGAGACGCACCTGGCACTCGctgcaggggaggggaggcgcgcctggcactcgctgcgggggaggggaggcgcgcctggcactcgcggcgggggaggggaggcgcgcctggcactggcggcgggggaggggaggcgcgccTGGCACTCGCTCTGACGCTCCTGTTTCTCAGGGCGAGTTCTGCTCTCTGACCCACATCGTTCGGTTGGACCTCAGTAAGAACCAGCTGCTGCAGCTTCCTCCGGACTTCGGGCGGCTCATAAACCTACAGCACCTGGACCTGCTGCAGAACCGCTTGGAAGTGCTGCCCGTCAGCTTCGCCCAGCTCAAGGTAAAGCACCCAGGGGGGGGCTCGCTGGGCCTGGCATCGCCAGCAGCCCCTGGCACGCTCGCCCTCACGCCGGTCTCGTTTCTGTGCAGAGCCTGAAGTGGTTGGACTTGAAGGATAACCCCCTGAACCCCACTCTGGCCAAGACGGCTGGGGACTGTCTGGACGAGAAGCAGTGCAAAGAGTGTGCACTGAGGGTGAGTGCGGGGTGAGCTCTGacaaggagggaggaaggggccCTAGCCTGTGTGAGCGACACATCCACAATCCTCTCTGTTTTGGGCAGGTTCTGCTGTACATGAAGACGGTTCAGTCTGAtcaggacagagagacacagcgcaAGCTCATGGGGAGAGGGGTAAGTAGCCGAGGGAAGACCCGACTTCAGTGTCAGGTTTAACACCTCTGCGTGTAACCTCTgcggtctgtcctgggacctcttctcccTACACACCCTCTCTAGgtgtctctgaatgtctctccgctatatcatcccaTCCCATCCGACTCCTCCCTAACATTCTCCCCTCACGATTTTTcttctgtaacattgcaaagattcgccctttccagCTAGAAACCCTAACTcaggcccccattctctcccgtctcgactactgtaacctcctgctgtccggccttcctgtctcccctacaatctatcctaaacgctgctgccagaaacactctaccctttcctaaatctgtctcagcgtctcccctgctgaaatccctctcctggcttccgatcaaatcccgtattacgCACAAGATTCTCTGCCTCACtatacctcctcttcccctcctaatctctcactataccctccttacatctcacctaatttctcactaccctcctctgctcctcaccctaatctcactataccctccttacatctcaccctaatctctcactataccctcctctgcccctccttacatctcaccctaatctctcactataccctcctctgcccgtccttacatctcacccttatctcactataccctcctcaccccaatatctcactataccctcctctgcctctcctcacatctcgccctaatatctcactataccctcctctgcccctccttacatctcaccctatctcactatacctcctcaccccaatatctcactatacctcctctgcccctccttacatctcaccctaatatcttactataccctcctctacttctcaccctaatatctcactataccctcctctgcccatcttaaatctcatccctaatttctcgtatacacctgcctgactcttgaattttgctcaaggatgtcttctctctaccctactctaaagccctctcccgccttaaacctttctcactgactgccccgcacctctggaatgcccttcccctcaatacccgaccagcaccctctctatccacctttaggccCCAATGTAAACCAGCGGCTCTGTActaaagcatttagttagctcCGTGACTGACACTATAtatccctgcagacgcacttacccgcACACCCTCCTGTCTCTGCGTTCTAATTTACCACCTAGATTGGAAGCTCTTTGGGCAGGAACACCCTTTTCTAATGCTACCTTTATGTCACCCCtgcaaagcgctatgtacatggaaggCGCACTACACGTACATGCTTCTTTATATAgcgactagctgagagacccggcgttgcccgggagtaaaatgtcccgctccctcctctctctctctccactccccctatctgtttctccactcccccctatTTCTCAGCAGATTGGGCATAAAACCAGCAAGTAAATaacatgaggcaaagggagaaccggcacgggggaggtgagggatgccctggggggaggggggagaggcgtggGACGcccggggggaggtgagggatgcccagggggagggggagaggtgtgggacgcccggggggatgtgagggatgcccagggggagaggtgtgggacGCCCGGGGGGAGGCGTGggatgcccggggggagggggagaggcgtgTGATgccccggggggagggggagaggtgtgggacGGCCCGGCCGCAGGCGGCTCTCGCCGTAAATCTGCGTGTTCCTTGCAGCGCAGAAGCAGAGACGGGAGACTGAGCAGCGGCAGCGAGAGGAGCAGGAGCGCGAGCTGCGGCGCAGGGAGAAGGCGCAGCAGAAAGAGCGCAAGAGGCGGGACTACATCGCGCTGCAGCCGCGCAGAGGGAGATCAAGAAGAAGACCGAGCGAGAGAACTCGGACCCGCACAGTGAGTGGCCGAGGGGACCTACTCGCCCTCCGCACAGACCCTCGGACTGTCCTGTCCCACCTTCTGACCCCATGACTGTCCCAGGGTCCCCTACGGAGCGGTCCGCGTCCCAAGCAGGACACGAAAGCCTTATAATACAAAGTACAACCTATTGCAGGCTGTGGGTATCGCCGGTGACACCCCGCCACGCGTGGTTCTGTTTTATACTAGCGATGTAAATCTCCCGTGGCAGGAACAGAGCAGAACGCCCGAGGCCTCGTACANNNNNNNNNNNNNNNNNNNNNNNNNNNNNNNNNNNNNNNNNNNNNNNNNNNNNNNNNNNNNNNNNNNNNNNNNNNNNNNNNNNNNNNNNNNNNNNNNNNNNNNNNNNNNNNNNNNNNNNNNNNNNNNNNNNNNNNNNNNNNNNNNNNNNNNNNNNNNNNNNNNNNNNNNNNNNNNNNNNNNNNNNNNNNNNNNNNNNNNNtcctgcgctgataaatacagtactgcccgctcctctcctgcactgataaatacagtactgcccgctcctctcctgtgctgataaatacagtactgcccgctcccctcctgcgctgataaatacagtactgcccgctcccctcctgcgctgataaatacagtactgcctgctcctctcctgcactgataaatacagtactgcccgctcctctcctgcgctgataaatacagtactgccccctcctctcctgcgctgatacatacagtactgcccgctcctctcctgtgctgataaatacagtactgcccgctcccctcctgcgctgataaatacagtactgcccgctcctctcctgcgctgataaatacagtactgcccgctcctctcctgcgctgataaatacagtactgcccgctcctctcctgtgctgataaatacagtactgcccgctcccctcctgcgctgataaatacagtactgcccgctcccctcctgcgctgataaatacagtactgcccgctcctctcctgcgct
This region of Ascaphus truei isolate aAscTru1 chromosome 22, aAscTru1.hap1, whole genome shotgun sequence genomic DNA includes:
- the LRRC59 gene encoding LOW QUALITY PROTEIN: leucine-rich repeat-containing protein 59 (The sequence of the model RefSeq protein was modified relative to this genomic sequence to represent the inferred CDS: inserted 1 base in 1 codon); this encodes MSRAAGRGGSLKDKLDGNELDLSLSDMTEIPVRELAALPKASVLDLSCNNLITIPGEFCSLTHIVRLDLSKNQLLQLPPDFGRLINLQHLDLLQNRLEVLPVSFAQLKSLKWLDLKDNPLNPTLAKTAGDCLDEKQCKECALRVLLYMKTVQSDQDRETQRKLMGRGVTQKQRRETEQRQREEQERELRRREKAQQKERKRRDYIALQXAQREIKKKTERENSDPHSEWPRGPTRPPHRPSDCPVPPSDPMTVPGSPTERSASQAGHESLIIQSTTYCRLWVSPVTPRHAWFCFILAM